In Rahnella sikkimica, the following are encoded in one genomic region:
- the nrdD gene encoding anaerobic ribonucleoside-triphosphate reductase, whose translation MQPIVIKRDGCQVPFDEVLIKQAVQRAAAAAGIDSIGYCEQVARVVAENLQDQTRVDIHEIQDAVENQLMAGPHKKLARAYIEYRHDRDVKREMRGRLNQEIRGLVEQSNMALLNENANKDSKVIPTQRDLLAGIVAKHYAKQHILPRDVVLAHERGEIHYHDLDYSPFFPMFNCMLIDLKGMLNHGFKMGNAEIDTPKSISTATAVTAQIIAQVASHIYGGTTINRIDEVLAPFVTSSFEKHRAIAQEWQVADVEAFAHSRTEKECYDAFQSLEYEVNTLHTANGQTPFVTFGFGLGTSWESRLIQQSILRNRIAGLGKNRKTAVFPKLVFAIRDGLNHKAGDANYDIKQLALDCASKRMYPDILNYDQVVKVTGSFKTPMGCRSFLGIYEENGEMIHEGRNNIGVISLNLPRIALEAKQDEATFWSLLDERLLLAKKALMTRIARLEGIKARVAPILYMEGACGVRLKADDDISGIFKNGRASISLGYIGVHETINALFGNQTHVFDASQLREKAEAIVARLKAATESWKDETGYGFSLYSTPSENLCDRFCRLDKAEFGLVAGVTDKGYYTNSFHLDVEKKVNPYEKLDFEAPYPPLSNGGFICYGEYPNLQHNLKALEDVWDYSYTRVPYYGTNTPIDECYDCGYTGEFECTSKGFTCPKCGNHEPSRVSVTRRVCGYLGSPDARPFNAGKQEEVKRRVKHLGNGQLG comes from the coding sequence ATGCAACCCATCGTGATCAAGCGGGATGGTTGTCAGGTCCCTTTCGATGAAGTTCTGATCAAACAAGCGGTGCAACGCGCCGCCGCCGCCGCAGGGATCGACAGCATCGGTTACTGTGAGCAGGTCGCCCGCGTGGTCGCTGAGAATCTGCAAGACCAGACCCGCGTCGATATCCATGAAATCCAGGATGCCGTCGAAAACCAGCTGATGGCTGGCCCGCATAAAAAACTGGCGCGCGCCTATATCGAATACCGCCATGACCGCGACGTAAAACGCGAAATGCGTGGCCGCCTGAATCAGGAAATCCGTGGTCTGGTTGAGCAAAGCAATATGGCGCTGCTCAACGAAAACGCCAATAAAGACAGTAAAGTGATCCCGACGCAGCGCGATTTGCTGGCCGGTATCGTTGCCAAGCATTACGCCAAACAACACATTTTGCCGCGTGACGTGGTGCTGGCGCATGAGCGCGGTGAAATCCATTACCACGATCTGGATTACTCGCCGTTCTTCCCGATGTTCAACTGTATGCTGATCGACCTGAAAGGCATGTTGAATCACGGTTTCAAAATGGGGAATGCCGAAATTGACACGCCGAAGTCAATTTCAACCGCCACGGCGGTCACCGCGCAAATCATCGCGCAGGTCGCCAGCCACATTTACGGCGGCACCACCATTAACCGCATCGACGAAGTGCTGGCACCGTTCGTCACGTCCAGCTTTGAGAAACACCGCGCCATCGCGCAGGAATGGCAGGTCGCTGACGTCGAAGCCTTTGCCCACAGCCGTACCGAAAAAGAGTGTTATGACGCCTTCCAGTCGCTGGAATATGAAGTCAACACGCTGCACACCGCCAACGGCCAGACGCCGTTTGTCACCTTCGGGTTCGGCCTCGGGACGTCCTGGGAATCACGCCTGATCCAGCAATCTATTCTGCGCAACCGCATTGCAGGCTTGGGCAAAAACCGCAAAACCGCCGTGTTCCCGAAACTGGTGTTTGCTATCCGTGACGGCCTGAACCATAAAGCCGGTGACGCAAATTATGACATCAAGCAACTGGCGCTCGACTGCGCCAGCAAACGCATGTACCCGGACATTCTGAATTACGATCAGGTGGTCAAAGTCACCGGATCCTTCAAAACGCCGATGGGCTGCCGCAGCTTCCTGGGCATATACGAAGAAAACGGCGAGATGATCCACGAAGGCCGCAACAATATCGGCGTGATCAGCCTGAACCTGCCGCGCATCGCGCTGGAAGCAAAACAGGATGAAGCGACGTTCTGGAGCCTGCTCGACGAACGTTTACTGCTGGCGAAAAAAGCCCTGATGACGCGCATTGCCCGTCTGGAAGGGATCAAAGCCCGCGTCGCACCGATTTTGTATATGGAAGGGGCGTGCGGCGTGCGTCTGAAAGCCGACGACGATATTTCCGGTATCTTCAAAAATGGCCGCGCATCGATTTCGCTGGGTTATATCGGCGTGCATGAAACCATTAATGCGCTGTTCGGCAACCAGACTCACGTCTTCGACGCCAGCCAGCTGCGTGAAAAAGCCGAGGCGATTGTTGCCCGTCTGAAAGCCGCTACGGAAAGCTGGAAAGACGAAACCGGCTACGGATTCAGCCTGTACAGCACACCAAGCGAAAACCTGTGCGACCGTTTCTGCCGCCTCGATAAAGCCGAATTCGGCTTGGTCGCGGGCGTCACTGACAAAGGCTATTACACCAACAGCTTCCATCTGGATGTGGAGAAGAAGGTGAATCCGTATGAAAAACTCGACTTCGAAGCGCCGTATCCGCCACTGAGCAACGGCGGTTTCATCTGCTACGGCGAGTATCCGAACCTGCAACACAACCTGAAAGCGCTGGAAGACGTGTGGGATTACAGCTACACCCGCGTGCCTTATTACGGCACGAATACGCCGATTGATGAGTGCTACGACTGCGGCTACACCGGCGAATTCGAGTGCACCAGCAAAGGCTTCACCTGCCCGAAATGCGGCAATCACGAGCCTTCACGCGTGTCAGTGACCCGCCGAGTCTGCGGTTATCTCGGCAGCCCGGATGCACGTCCGTTTAACGCCGGTAAGCAGGAAGAAGTGAAGCGCCGCGTGAAGCATTTGGGTAACGGACAACTGGGTTGA
- the nrdG gene encoding anaerobic ribonucleoside-triphosphate reductase-activating protein, with amino-acid sequence MNFHQYYSIDVVNGPGTRCVLFVSGCVHECRGCYNKSTWRVDSGKPFTPEDEERIIADLQNTVIPRQGLTLSGGDPLHPQNLSAVRQLLLRVQAECPGKDVWMWTGYTLGELTAEQQDVVTLINVLVDGKFVQELKDPSLIWRGSGNQVIHYLR; translated from the coding sequence TTGAATTTTCATCAATATTACTCAATTGATGTGGTCAACGGGCCCGGAACGCGCTGCGTACTGTTCGTTTCCGGCTGCGTCCACGAATGCCGCGGATGCTATAACAAAAGCACCTGGCGCGTGGATTCCGGTAAGCCGTTCACGCCGGAAGACGAAGAGCGGATTATCGCTGATCTGCAAAACACGGTCATTCCCCGCCAGGGACTCACGCTCTCAGGCGGCGACCCGCTGCATCCGCAAAATCTGTCGGCCGTACGCCAGCTGTTGCTGCGCGTACAGGCAGAATGTCCCGGCAAAGACGTGTGGATGTGGACCGGCTACACGCTCGGGGAACTGACGGCAGAACAACAGGATGTGGTGACGCTGATCAACGTGCTGGTGGACGGCAAATTTGTGCAGGAACTGAAAGACCCGTCGCTGATCTGGCGCGGCAGCGGGAATCAGGTGATTCATTACTTACGGTAA
- a CDS encoding CcdB family protein, protein MDQYAIYTNKGGGKAAYPFLLNIHHPSAVGYHHTVMVPLIPLTRLIDFPPKKLCPLLKIQHQHYVAMTHMLGGVSPKEIGEWIKQLDGEIYEVKNAFDFLLNGI, encoded by the coding sequence ATGGATCAGTACGCCATTTATACCAACAAGGGGGGAGGAAAAGCAGCCTATCCCTTTCTGCTGAATATTCATCATCCGTCAGCCGTGGGCTATCACCATACTGTCATGGTACCGCTGATTCCGTTGACCCGGCTTATCGATTTTCCGCCTAAAAAGCTTTGTCCGTTGCTCAAAATCCAACATCAGCATTATGTTGCGATGACGCACATGTTGGGAGGTGTTTCCCCGAAAGAAATCGGTGAGTGGATAAAACAGCTCGACGGTGAAATCTATGAAGTGAAAAACGCGTTTGATTTTTTGCTGAATGGAATTTAG
- a CDS encoding type II toxin-antitoxin system CcdA family antitoxin: protein MSEARTMEFNELPVQVMPETPAEIWARENRKGIDAIKKYAEEYGAFSDYQRAF from the coding sequence ATGTCAGAAGCAAGAACAATGGAATTCAATGAGTTACCTGTTCAGGTAATGCCTGAAACACCGGCTGAAATATGGGCGCGGGAGAACAGGAAAGGGATTGACGCCATAAAGAAATATGCCGAGGAATATGGGGCTTTCTCTGACTATCAGCGTGCATTTTGA
- the phnF gene encoding phosphonate metabolism transcriptional regulator PhnF, whose product MNLSRHPTSHTTVYQQIAAELEHELRNGYRCGDYLPPEQQLAERFKVNRHTLRRAVDELVDRGWLQRRQGIGTLVLMRPYDYPLHSQARFSQNLLDQGSHPTSERLLAVLRPATDHVAAALSRQEGDTVIHLRTLRRVNGVPVCVIDHYLPDLDWWPALQNFHNGSLHDFIREEIKQKLSRRTTRINARRALAKESKLLEIVPQAPLLCVRTLNIREGSDQVAEYSVSLTRADMIELTMEH is encoded by the coding sequence ATGAACTTATCTAGACATCCGACCAGTCACACCACGGTTTATCAGCAAATTGCTGCCGAACTGGAACACGAACTGCGTAATGGCTATCGCTGCGGAGATTATTTGCCGCCGGAGCAGCAGCTTGCCGAGCGCTTTAAGGTCAACCGTCACACGCTGCGTCGCGCGGTGGATGAGCTGGTGGATCGCGGCTGGCTGCAACGCCGTCAGGGGATTGGCACGCTGGTGCTGATGCGGCCTTACGATTACCCGCTGCATTCGCAGGCACGGTTCAGCCAGAACCTGCTGGATCAGGGCAGTCACCCGACCAGCGAGCGTCTGCTGGCGGTGCTGCGCCCGGCCACCGATCACGTCGCTGCGGCGTTATCGCGTCAGGAAGGCGACACCGTGATTCATCTGCGCACGCTGCGCCGCGTCAACGGCGTGCCGGTCTGCGTGATCGACCATTACCTGCCCGATCTCGACTGGTGGCCTGCGCTGCAAAACTTCCATAACGGCTCGCTGCACGATTTTATCCGAGAAGAAATTAAGCAAAAACTCAGCCGCCGCACGACCCGCATCAACGCACGTCGCGCGCTGGCGAAAGAAAGCAAATTACTTGAAATCGTGCCGCAGGCTCCGCTGCTGTGTGTGCGCACCCTGAACATTCGTGAAGGCAGCGATCAGGTGGCGGAATATTCCGTCAGCCTGACGCGCGCCGACATGATCGAACTGACCATGGAGCACTGA
- the phnG gene encoding phosphonate C-P lyase system protein PhnG, whose amino-acid sequence MDHLQTRQRWMSVLAHSRPDELLAHWQPLNLSPQFERIRAAETGLTQLQGRMGGTGKRFVMGDMTVTRAVVQMDGGVYGYSYVSGRNKAHAELCAVIDALLQIQGMDELLHKRVIAPLAALQQERRQQRAREVAASRVDFFTLVRGE is encoded by the coding sequence ATGGATCACCTGCAAACCCGCCAGCGCTGGATGTCGGTGCTGGCTCACAGCCGCCCGGATGAACTGCTCGCGCACTGGCAACCGCTGAATCTGTCTCCGCAATTTGAACGCATCCGCGCCGCCGAAACCGGCCTGACGCAACTTCAGGGTCGCATGGGCGGCACCGGAAAACGTTTTGTGATGGGTGACATGACCGTCACCCGCGCCGTGGTGCAGATGGACGGCGGTGTCTACGGCTACAGCTATGTCAGCGGCCGCAATAAAGCCCACGCCGAACTGTGCGCGGTTATTGATGCTTTGCTGCAAATCCAGGGGATGGATGAGCTGCTGCATAAACGGGTGATCGCCCCGCTGGCAGCGCTGCAACAGGAACGCCGCCAGCAGCGCGCCCGTGAGGTGGCTGCCAGCCGTGTCGATTTCTTTACTCTGGTTCGCGGAGAATAA
- the phnH gene encoding phosphonate C-P lyase system protein PhnH, whose amino-acid sequence MSLVASFQNPVADAQYSFRRILKALSEPGVSVQLPAMPGFGALGSASACVLLTLIDQDTPLWLSASLNDEILRKNLRFHTGAVLTDTPSAVSFALADPALDSATLLAFPCGDEMSPELATSVIVQLEALTGGTPLRLRGPGIESSRTISPQLPDAVRDYLLNRPHRFPLGLDFMFTCGEELIAVPRTTRVEVC is encoded by the coding sequence ATGTCACTTGTTGCCAGTTTTCAAAATCCGGTTGCCGATGCGCAATACAGTTTCCGTCGTATTCTCAAAGCGTTAAGCGAACCTGGCGTCAGCGTGCAGTTGCCCGCGATGCCCGGTTTCGGCGCGCTGGGTTCTGCCAGCGCCTGCGTGTTGCTGACGCTTATCGATCAGGACACCCCGCTGTGGCTGAGCGCCTCGCTCAACGATGAAATCCTGCGGAAAAACCTGCGCTTCCACACCGGCGCGGTGCTGACCGATACCCCTTCCGCCGTCAGTTTTGCGCTGGCGGATCCGGCGCTCGACAGCGCGACGTTACTGGCTTTCCCGTGCGGTGATGAAATGTCGCCGGAACTGGCGACCAGCGTAATAGTGCAGCTTGAAGCTCTGACCGGCGGCACGCCGCTGCGTCTGCGCGGGCCGGGTATTGAGAGCAGCCGGACGATTTCGCCACAGCTGCCGGACGCAGTTCGCGATTACCTGCTCAACCGCCCTCACCGTTTCCCGCTCGGCCTGGACTTCATGTTCACCTGCGGCGAAGAACTGATTGCCGTACCGCGCACCACGCGCGTGGAGGTGTGCTGA
- a CDS encoding carbon-phosphorus lyase complex subunit PhnI, with protein sequence MYVAVKGGEKAIAAAHQLLAHERRGDTRVNELGCEQIEQQLGLAVDRVMSEGGIYDRELAALAIKQSGGDLVEAIFLLRAYRTTLPRLATSEPLNTKAMRLERRISAIYKDLPGGQVLGPTYDYTHRLLDFALLAEGEAPFTPIADEPQPENCGHVFDLLTQQQLALEEQDDGTEPEDITRTPPVYPASRAARLQQLVRGDEGFLLSLSYSTQRGYGRTHPFAGEIRTGWLTVEIVPEELGFAIDIGEILLTECEMVNGFVAPEDKPPHFTRGYGLVFGRAERKAMSMSLVDRALQTREYGEQISSPAQDEEFVLSHADNVEAAGFVSHLKLPHYVDFQAELELLKRLRAAKEQDSAHEQ encoded by the coding sequence ATGTACGTCGCCGTTAAAGGGGGTGAGAAGGCGATTGCCGCCGCCCATCAGCTGCTGGCGCACGAACGCCGTGGCGATACCCGTGTGAATGAACTCGGCTGCGAACAGATTGAGCAACAGCTGGGTCTGGCGGTCGACCGCGTGATGAGCGAAGGCGGGATTTACGACCGCGAGCTGGCCGCGCTGGCGATTAAGCAGTCCGGCGGCGATCTGGTGGAAGCCATTTTCCTGCTGCGCGCTTACCGCACGACGTTGCCGCGCCTGGCGACCAGCGAACCGCTGAACACCAAAGCGATGCGCCTCGAGCGCCGTATTTCCGCCATCTACAAGGATTTACCGGGCGGTCAGGTACTGGGGCCGACCTACGATTACACCCACCGTTTGCTGGATTTCGCCCTGCTGGCGGAAGGCGAAGCGCCGTTTACGCCCATTGCCGACGAACCTCAGCCGGAAAATTGCGGGCACGTTTTTGACCTGCTGACGCAACAACAGCTGGCGCTAGAAGAACAGGATGACGGCACCGAGCCGGAAGATATCACCCGCACGCCGCCGGTCTATCCGGCTTCGCGCGCGGCGCGGTTGCAGCAACTGGTCCGCGGTGACGAAGGTTTTCTGCTGTCGCTGAGTTATTCCACGCAGCGCGGATATGGCCGTACACACCCGTTTGCCGGTGAAATCCGTACCGGCTGGCTGACCGTAGAAATCGTGCCGGAAGAGCTGGGCTTTGCGATTGATATCGGCGAAATCCTGCTGACCGAATGCGAAATGGTGAACGGTTTTGTCGCGCCGGAAGACAAACCGCCGCATTTCACCCGCGGTTACGGGCTGGTGTTTGGCCGCGCCGAGCGCAAGGCCATGTCGATGTCGCTGGTCGACCGCGCGTTGCAGACCCGTGAATACGGCGAGCAAATCAGCAGCCCGGCGCAGGACGAAGAATTCGTTTTATCTCATGCAGACAACGTCGAAGCGGCAGGTTTCGTTTCGCACCTCAAGCTGCCGCACTACGTCGATTTCCAGGCCGAACTGGAATTGCTCAAGCGCCTGCGCGCCGCGAAAGAACAGGACTCCGCCCATGAACAATAA
- a CDS encoding alpha-D-ribose 1-methylphosphonate 5-phosphate C-P-lyase PhnJ encodes MNNNAAQTLTGYNHGYLDEQTKRMIRRGILKAVAIPGYQVPFAGREMPMPYGWGTGGIQLTASVIGEKDVLKVIDQGADDTTNAVSIRKFFQSVSGVKTTEKTVDASLIQTRHRIPETPLQEDQILIFQVPIPEPLRFIEPRETETRKMHALEEYGVMQVKLYEDIARFGHIATTYAYPVKVNDRYVMDPSPIPKFDNPKMHMMPALQLFGAGREKRIYALPPFTKVESLDFDDHPFTVQQWDEPCALCGSHHSYLDEVVLDDVGNRMFVCSDTDFCAQQVEQQASNEVNR; translated from the coding sequence ATGAACAATAATGCCGCCCAGACGCTCACCGGCTATAACCACGGCTATCTCGACGAGCAAACCAAACGCATGATCCGCCGCGGGATCCTCAAAGCCGTGGCGATCCCCGGCTATCAGGTTCCGTTCGCGGGCCGCGAAATGCCGATGCCTTACGGCTGGGGCACCGGTGGGATCCAGCTCACCGCCAGTGTGATCGGCGAAAAAGATGTGCTGAAAGTGATTGATCAGGGCGCTGACGACACCACCAACGCCGTGTCGATCCGTAAGTTTTTCCAGAGTGTCTCCGGGGTGAAAACCACCGAGAAAACCGTGGATGCTAGCCTGATCCAGACGCGTCACCGCATTCCGGAAACGCCGTTGCAGGAAGATCAGATCCTGATTTTTCAGGTGCCGATCCCGGAGCCGCTGCGCTTTATCGAACCGCGTGAAACCGAGACCCGCAAAATGCATGCGCTGGAAGAGTACGGCGTGATGCAGGTGAAACTGTATGAAGACATCGCACGCTTCGGCCATATCGCCACAACTTACGCGTATCCGGTGAAAGTGAACGACCGCTACGTGATGGATCCATCGCCGATCCCGAAATTTGATAACCCGAAAATGCACATGATGCCGGCTTTACAGCTGTTCGGTGCCGGACGCGAAAAACGTATTTACGCCCTGCCGCCGTTCACCAAAGTGGAAAGTCTGGATTTCGACGATCACCCGTTCACCGTGCAGCAGTGGGATGAACCCTGCGCCCTCTGCGGTTCACATCACAGCTATCTCGACGAAGTGGTGCTCGACGATGTGGGCAACCGGATGTTCGTGTGTTCAGACACCGATTTTTGCGCTCAGCAAGTTGAGCAACAGGCTTCCAACGAGGTTAACCGCTGA
- the phnK gene encoding phosphonate C-P lyase system protein PhnK — translation MTTPLNLAAAPLLSVNNLTHLYAPGKGFSDVSFNLYPGEVLGIVGESGSGKTTLLQSISARLAPQQGNVIYNNGQTPAQSLYDMPESDRRRLLRTDWGVVHQHPMDGLRRQVSAGGNIGERLMAVGERHYGNIRQKASQWLEDVEIPVSRIDDLPTTFSGGMQQRLQIARNLVTHPRLVFMDEPTGGLDVSVQARLLDLLRTLVVEMQLAVVIVTHDLGVARLLAHRLLVMKQGQVVESGLTDRVLDDPHHPYTQLLVSSVLS, via the coding sequence ATGACCACTCCATTAAATCTCGCCGCCGCGCCGCTGTTGTCGGTGAACAATCTGACCCATCTGTACGCGCCGGGAAAAGGCTTCAGCGATGTGTCTTTCAATCTGTATCCGGGCGAAGTGCTGGGCATTGTCGGCGAATCCGGTTCCGGTAAAACCACGCTGTTACAGTCGATTTCCGCCCGGCTCGCGCCGCAGCAGGGCAACGTCATTTACAACAACGGCCAGACGCCCGCGCAGTCTTTGTATGACATGCCGGAAAGCGACCGCCGCCGCCTGCTGCGCACCGACTGGGGCGTAGTGCATCAGCATCCGATGGACGGCCTGCGCCGCCAGGTTTCCGCCGGGGGCAATATCGGCGAGCGCCTGATGGCGGTCGGGGAGCGTCATTACGGCAATATCCGCCAGAAAGCCAGCCAGTGGCTGGAAGACGTCGAAATCCCGGTGTCGCGCATCGATGACCTGCCGACCACGTTTTCCGGCGGGATGCAGCAACGGCTGCAAATCGCCCGCAATCTGGTGACGCATCCGCGTCTGGTGTTTATGGATGAACCGACCGGCGGCCTCGATGTATCGGTGCAGGCGCGGTTGCTGGATTTGCTGCGCACGCTGGTGGTGGAAATGCAGCTGGCGGTGGTGATTGTGACCCATGATCTGGGCGTCGCGCGTCTGCTGGCGCACCGTTTACTGGTGATGAAACAGGGTCAGGTGGTGGAAAGTGGTTTAACCGACCGCGTGCTCGACGACCCGCATCATCCGTATACGCAGCTGCTCGTGTCCTCCGTGTTGTCTTAA
- the phnL gene encoding phosphonate C-P lyase system protein PhnL produces MTTKLRVENLSKTFVLHNQHGVRLPVFSNASLEVKAGECVVLHGHSGSGKSTLLRSLYGNYLPDSGKIWVEHQGHEIDMVSAEAREILSVRRHTVGWVSQFLRVIPRISALNLVMQPLLELGVDKAQSEARASALLRHLNVPERLWHLAPSTFSGGEQQRVNIARGFVVDYPVLLLDEPTASLDATNRAAVVTLIEQAKARGAAVVGIFHDEDVRERVADRLYVMSPETAPEMSA; encoded by the coding sequence ATGACGACGAAGCTCAGGGTCGAAAATCTCAGTAAAACCTTTGTGTTACACAACCAGCACGGCGTGCGCTTGCCGGTGTTCAGCAACGCCAGTCTCGAGGTGAAAGCGGGTGAATGCGTAGTGCTGCACGGCCATTCCGGCAGCGGAAAATCCACGTTACTGCGCTCGCTGTACGGTAATTATCTGCCGGACAGCGGCAAAATCTGGGTCGAACATCAGGGCCATGAAATCGATATGGTCAGCGCCGAAGCGCGCGAAATTCTGTCCGTGCGCCGTCATACCGTCGGCTGGGTCAGCCAGTTTCTGCGCGTGATCCCGCGTATCAGCGCGCTGAATCTGGTGATGCAGCCGCTGCTGGAACTGGGCGTGGATAAAGCACAAAGCGAAGCCCGCGCCAGCGCATTGCTGCGCCATCTGAATGTGCCGGAACGTCTGTGGCATCTCGCGCCCTCAACATTCTCGGGCGGCGAACAGCAGCGCGTGAATATCGCGCGCGGCTTCGTGGTCGATTATCCGGTGCTGCTGCTTGATGAACCGACCGCCTCGCTGGATGCCACTAACCGCGCCGCCGTCGTCACGCTGATTGAGCAGGCGAAAGCACGCGGAGCCGCCGTGGTCGGGATTTTCCATGACGAAGATGTCCGCGAACGCGTCGCCGATCGCCTGTATGTAATGAGCCCAGAAACTGCCCCGGAGATGTCCGCATGA
- the phnM gene encoding alpha-D-ribose 1-methylphosphonate 5-triphosphate diphosphatase has translation MIINNVKLVLDDQVAEGSLEMHNGVITAFADTCSQLPQALDAQGGWLLPGLIELHTDNLDKFFTPRPKVDWPAHSAMSSHDALMVASGITTVLDAVAVGDVRDGGHRLENLQKMIDAIVNSQNAGLNRAEHRLHLRCELPHDTTLPLFEKLMDTSVLSLVSLMDHSPGQRQFATPQKYREYYQGKYHMNDEQMDAYQEEQIALSRRWAQPNREAIAAHCRERNISLASHDDATAAHVEESLALGSVIAEFPTTEEAARASHASGLAVLMGAPNIVRGGSHSGNVAAHKLASLGLLDILSSDYYPASLMDAVFRIANDETNAFSLPQAVKLVTRNPANALGLQDRGEIAEGKRADLVLARAHGEHHYVQNVWRQGIQVF, from the coding sequence ATGATCATCAATAACGTCAAACTGGTCCTCGATGATCAGGTCGCCGAAGGCTCGCTGGAGATGCACAACGGCGTGATCACGGCTTTTGCCGACACGTGCAGTCAGTTACCGCAGGCGCTGGACGCGCAGGGCGGCTGGCTGCTGCCGGGGTTAATCGAGCTGCACACTGATAACCTCGACAAGTTTTTCACGCCGCGCCCGAAAGTGGACTGGCCAGCGCATTCCGCCATGAGCAGCCACGACGCGCTGATGGTGGCAAGCGGGATCACCACGGTACTGGACGCCGTGGCCGTGGGCGATGTGCGTGACGGCGGGCATCGTCTGGAGAATCTGCAAAAGATGATCGACGCCATCGTCAACAGCCAGAACGCCGGGCTGAACCGCGCTGAACACCGTCTGCATCTGCGCTGCGAACTGCCGCACGACACCACGTTGCCGCTGTTTGAAAAGCTGATGGATACGTCAGTTCTCTCGCTGGTTTCCCTGATGGATCACTCGCCGGGCCAGCGCCAGTTCGCCACGCCGCAGAAATACCGCGAGTATTATCAGGGCAAATACCACATGAACGATGAGCAGATGGATGCGTATCAGGAAGAACAAATCGCCCTGTCGCGCCGCTGGGCACAGCCAAACCGCGAGGCGATTGCCGCCCATTGCCGCGAGCGAAATATTTCGCTGGCCAGCCACGATGACGCCACGGCGGCACACGTTGAGGAATCTCTGGCGCTCGGCAGCGTGATTGCAGAATTCCCGACCACCGAAGAAGCCGCGCGCGCCTCGCACGCCAGCGGGCTGGCGGTGCTGATGGGCGCGCCGAATATCGTGCGCGGCGGCTCGCATTCCGGCAACGTCGCGGCGCATAAACTGGCATCACTGGGCCTGCTGGATATTTTGTCTTCCGACTATTATCCCGCCAGCCTGATGGACGCCGTTTTCCGCATCGCCAATGATGAAACGAATGCCTTCAGTTTGCCGCAGGCCGTGAAGCTGGTGACGCGAAATCCGGCCAATGCGCTGGGCTTGCAGGATCGCGGTGAAATTGCCGAAGGCAAACGCGCCGATCTGGTTCTGGCTCGCGCGCATGGCGAACATCATTATGTGCAAAACGTCTGGCGTCAGGGCATTCAGGTGTTTTGA
- the phnN gene encoding ribose 1,5-bisphosphokinase, which yields MSRLLYLMGASGSGKDSLLDALRQHLPADVAVAHRYITRPADAGSENHIALSDAEFIQRRQHGLFALEWHAHQCRYGVGIEIDTWMQLGCHVVVNGSRAHLEKAQQRYGQRLVPVCLQVSDDVLAERLLRRGREDAGQIACRLERARAYDNALPASCHRLNNDGALQDTLRHLLAILSLPVSAPFYSVTST from the coding sequence ATGAGTCGTTTACTTTATCTGATGGGCGCTTCAGGTTCGGGAAAGGACAGTCTTCTGGACGCACTGCGCCAGCATTTACCGGCGGACGTCGCCGTGGCGCATCGCTACATTACGCGTCCCGCCGACGCCGGTTCTGAGAATCATATTGCGCTGAGCGATGCCGAATTTATTCAGCGCCGCCAGCACGGATTATTTGCGCTGGAATGGCACGCGCATCAGTGCCGCTACGGCGTGGGAATCGAAATCGACACCTGGATGCAGCTCGGTTGCCACGTGGTCGTCAACGGGTCGCGGGCGCATCTGGAGAAAGCGCAACAGCGTTACGGCCAGCGGCTGGTACCGGTGTGTTTGCAGGTGTCAGACGATGTGCTGGCCGAGCGTTTATTGCGACGCGGACGTGAAGACGCCGGGCAAATCGCCTGCCGTCTGGAACGTGCCAGAGCATATGACAACGCGCTGCCCGCCAGCTGCCACCGGCTGAATAACGACGGTGCGTTGCAGGACACGTTACGGCATTTACTGGCCATTCTTTCGTTGCCGGTCAGCGCCCCTTTTTATTCCGTCACTTCAACATGA